The sequence below is a genomic window from Ignavibacteriales bacterium.
CCAAACTTGAAGCACCAAAATCAGGCAGATGGGTTGTAATACAGCCCTGGGAATTTGGTTCACTGCCAAAACAGTGGGTTGAAGTTTTTAATAATTATGCCGATGAAATGTGGGTTTATTCTGACTATATCAAAAATGTTTACATTGAAAGCGGTGTTGATGAAAAAAGAATATTCGTTGTACCTCTCGGTTTCTCATCTGAAAAGTTTAATCCAAAGATTAAACCATATAAACTAAAGACTAAAAAGAAATTTAAATTTTTATTCCTCGGCGGTACGATTTACAGAAAAGGCATCGATATACTTCTTGAAGTATTTAATTCCTCGTTTAACAGGAATGATGATGTTTGTCTTGTGATCAAAGATATTGGTTCAAAAACATTTTACAGGGGACAGACAATAAAAGACAAATTGAAAGAATATTCCGCTGATAAAAATTTTCCCGAGATAGAATATATTGATTCAACATTAAGCGAAAAACAGTTATCCGGACTTTATACTGCGTGTGATGTACTCGTTCATCCCTACCGCGGCGAAGGATTCGGATTGCCTGTACTCGAAGCAATGGCTTGCGGTATGCCGGTGATTGTAACCAAAGGAGGCTCAACTGATGATTTTTGTGATGATGAAAACAGCTTAAGAATTAACTCAACAAAAAAATACTTTAGTGAAAATAAAATTGATGAGTGGGAAACCACAGGCAGACCGTGGTTGCTTGAGCCTGATAAAAACGAACTTGCAGAAAAATTGAAATTTGCTGTTGAAAATAATTCACAATTAAAAGAAAGAGCAAAAGCTAATATTGAATATGTAAACCAGAGCTGGACCTGGCAAAGAACTATACAAAAAGTTGATGAACGAATTATTGAACTTTCCACAAAACCGATCTTCAGGTACCTTCCCCAAAATGCAGCAAGTATAATTACTGATGAAGGATCAATAGTTCAACGGCTTATTACCGAGGCTTATTCGTTGTACGATGCAAACGACTTCATTGGAAGTTTGAACAAACTTGAACAAATAATAAGTAGAATTAATTTGAACAGTGAGGAATCGCTGAAGAATAAATTAGTTGAACAAATTTTCAATCTGGCTGGTTTAGCAAACCTGGGATTAAAAAATTTCGATTCCGCCAAAAAATATTTTGAGAAAGAGTTACAATTAAATCCCGCTTCATCTTCCGCCTGTTTCGGATTAGGTGAAATATTTATTATCGCCGAGCAATACGAAGCCTCCAAGACAATGTTTGAATGGGCAGTGGCAAATGATTCAACTAATTCAAAGGCAATATTGAAACTTGAAGAAGTTAATCAGGTTATGGGATTTCATCCAACTCATAACTCATTGCTGATTGAGATACCTGAATAGAGATTATGCTAAAGTATTCTTGAATCAGTCAACTCTATATCAGAATACTTCCATGCTTCTTTAAATCTTTCTGCGACTTTTTTTGATTCTTCAGTTTTATTTTGGGCGTCAAGTGAGTTCTTCAACCCGATAAGTGACCAGCCGTTTTCAGGGTATTCATTCAAATCTTCAAGATAAATTTTTTCTGCTTCTGAATACTTTCCTGCCTGCATTAACACACTTCCAAGATTATTACGTACAGGATAAAACCAGTCAGGCGGTTCATTATAGTTCAGAGTAAACTCTATGCCTGAGGCTTTTTGCAATAAACTAATTGCTTTGTCAAAGTTTTTTTGTTTTGCTTCGAGTTCACCTTCCAATACAAGCGAAGCAATTTCTAAAAGTTCCGTTACACCATTAATTCCCCAGATATTAATATTTTCCAAATATTGATTCATAGAAATTTCTTTTAGTCTTATCAATTCTTTTTCCGCATCATCTAATTGATTTAATCCAAGAAAGGCCATCCCTCTCGCGTAATGCCAAACTCCGTTAGGGTACAACATATCGTCAGAAGGTTTCTGATGTTTTAAAATTTCCTCCCACATCCCGAATCTGACATATGCATACAATGGTATTACATAATAATGTTGAAGAGTTCCATAACCACAAACAGACATTAATGAGTCATTAGTTTTTTCGGTAACCTTTAGAGCCGCATCAACCGCAGTTTTTTTTCGTCCTTCAAGTGTGGCAGTCGCCCAAAGAAAATGATAGTTATGCGGATAGTACGTAACCGGGTAAAGCCCCTGTTGTCTGCATTGAGTCAGATACTCTTCATCGGATTTTACTGCAAGTTCATTTGCTAACGAACCATCGTGGTACCTGCCCACACGTATATAAATATGTGACGGCATATGAACCAGATGACCGGCTGCGGGAGCGAGATTTCTAAGTTTGTCTGCACTTTGTAAAGCAAGTCCCGCATTTTTTGATGCTTCTACAGCATGTATATAAAGATGGTTTGCGCCGTGATGATCAGGATTATTTTTTATGACATCTTCAAGCAATGAAAGAATTTCACCTGTCCAGGGTTTTATTGTTCCGTCTTTCTCCCAGTAGTCCCAGGGATGAAGATCCATCAATGCTTCGGCAAGTAAAGTTTTTCCGTGAAGATCATCCGGATATTTTTTTACCAGCATCCTCATTGCTTCCGCATAAGCAGAATCTAAATGAGAACGGTCGTCAAGTTCTTCTCTTGAGTATCTTTGAGCAAGAGCGAAGATATATGCTTTCTCCTGAATCGTTACAAGATTGCTTATGGAAATTGCTTTTTCAATCGCATCATAGGCAGTCGGAATATCACCCTTTTCCATTGCAGCATTTATGTTTGGACCAAGCACCAATGCCATTCCCCAATATGCCATTGCACAGTTTGAATCAAGTCTGGAAGCCTCTCTGAAAGAACGGAACGCCTCGGCATGATTAAACGCGAAAGATAATATCAATCCCTGGTCAAAATACTTTTGTGCGTCATCGGAGTTTGTTGTTACCGGGAAGTGTAATGTGCCAAGGTTTTCAAACAGCGGTGCTTCTTTTTTTATTTCCTTTGAACAGGATACAATTAAAAGCATAAACACCAGGATAAAACTGAAGTTTAAAAATTTCATGCAAACCTCTTTATTGAAGTCAAAAAATTTTTTACTCACCCCTGGTAATTATTGGAGCAATCCGCTCACTTTAGAAGAACCATTTTTTTTGTTTGTGAAAAAGACCCTGCCTGCAATCTATAAAAATAAATACCCGAAGAAATATTTTTCAAAACGGAAGAAGCAAATTCAACCTGGTATATGCCGGGAGATTTTTGTTCGTCAACCAGTTTGGCTATTTCATTTCCCAATACATCATAGACGCGTAAAAGTACGCGTGTAGGGGACGCATAATATGCGTCCCCTACAGTGAATTTTATTGTTGTTGTTGGGTTAAACGGATTTGGATAATTTTGTTCAAGTTTAAATTCATCAGGCAAGTTTGTTCCAGGATACTCGTCGACATCTACCGAGTTCTGAGGAATGTATTTTAATATATATCCGTTTTCACCTACAGCAATTCCATGTACTGAATCAGCAAATTCAATATCAAACATCCGCAAGCTATCCGGTATTGGAATGAACTGCCAAGTCTCAGCCGAATCACCACTGAATAAAAAATCCCTGCTTGTTTGAGCCAACGCTGCCCAAATTTCCTTCGTTGTCCTGTTGCTGATTCCATATACGATAGCGTAAATTGAATCACCATCACTGTAATCGATAGTGCTTGTCAGAATATCAAATTTTAATTCGCCCATCGGGTAAGCACCTTCAACTTCATTTGACAATGCAAGAACCTTTGATGAATCAAGAAAAATAAAATCCAAAAACCTGTCAGGACCTATACCATATGCTTTCCACAATTCACCTCCGTTAGTCGTGCGCCATACAACACCAACTGCATCATTTACACCGCCAGCAGCAAACCCAAGCTGGGGAGTTGAAAACTTTACTTCATGAATCGGGAAGTAAGCAAAGCTTCCAGTATCAAGATTTGCCGGATACCATTCTATCCCGCCGTCTGTAGTAAAAGAAAAATCAAACGGTTCCCCTCCCATCCATCCGTTTAATGAATCAATAAAAAATATTGTAGACAGCAAAATATTTGAATGTCTGTAGTCTTCTGAAGACCAGTCAGCACCGCCGTTTGTCGTTGTCAAAATCTGGCTTTGAAAATTTACCCCATCTGATGTCCAGGTAACAGCCCATCCCTTTGATTCATCAAGAAAAAAAATGTCTTCAATCCTTTTTTGTAATCCGCTTGACTGAATTACCCAGCTAACACCTTTATCACTTGAATGAATTATTGTTCCGCTGTCGCCGGCAGCCCACACATTCATACTGTCTAAATAAAAAACTCTTCTTAATTCAACTTCAACCGGAGTTTTAACAACTTCCCAGTTTGTTTGTGCAAATAGTTGAAGGGAACCAGCTAATACTAAATAGGCTAAAAAAATTCTTGTCATCATTAATTATTTTAGTAATGAATAAAATTAGTACTAATTCTCCGATTGTTTATTGAATCAAGCAGACAATAAAATCTCCGGATATTGATCAGGAAATTGTATCCATAAAATAATAAAGTTCTGATGATTTATGATTATTAGTAATTTGTTATGTATCTTTTATTAGTTTATTGATCAAAATTCCTGAAAATTCAGCAGCTCATTTTTAATGTTTCAACTGAACTACTATAAAAAAATCATATCGTATTTTGCAATTACCCTGCTGTTATATAATTCATGCGGGTATGTGCTGGTTTATCTTCCGTTGATTCACATAACAAAATATGAAGTTGAACAGCAAATTGAAGATGGTGAATTAAAAAAAGATTTAATTAAACTTTCATTCCAAAAATCTGATATAAAAAACGGTCTGGTAAATCTTCAGTGGAAACATTCGAAAGAGTTCAGGTATAATGATGAAATGTATGATATTGTTGAAGAATATGAATCGAGCGACAGTATCCATTACATCTGTCATCATGATAAAAAAGAAAAAGAACTTGAAAAAAATTTAAGCAAACATTACGAAAAGGATGATGCAAGAAAAAATTCAAGGTCAACAAGAAATATTATAATACAGCAAGTCACTGACTTGTTTTCATATCCTGAAATAAATAATTATCAACAAATATCGAAACAGACCTATCTTGTTTCTACAGAATACATCGCAGAATTAAACGATCCAGAAGTACCTACACCTCCTCCGAAATCTTTCATCTGAACACATAAACAATGTTCTAAATTAACAGAGTCACCGGGAGAGTATTCTCTTAGTGATCAATTTATTTTAATCTATTTCAGATGAAAGGAATACCTTTATGAAAAGGTTTTTTATTCTGTTTTTCATTCTCGGAGTTACATGTTTGAACTTTGCGCAGGATGGACAAAGTTCCGGGGATACTATTAAATACCAGATGGGACAAATAACGATATCAGCTACAAGGTATCCGGAAAATACACTGGAAATTCCATACGCAGTAAGTATTCTTACACGGGAACAACTGAACAATATAAAAGGCTATGGACTTGATGAAGCAATGATGAAAGTGCCGGGAGTACTTGCACAATCGCGTTCAGGCAACCAGGATGTACGATTAGTAATTCGTGGTTTTGGCGCGAGAGGATCAGGTGATCGTTCAAATTCGGGAACTTCACGCGGATTAAGAATTATGCTTGATGGAATTCCGGAAACCGAACCTGATGGAAGAACATCTTTTGACAACATTGATTTAAGTCTATCTAACTACGTTGATGTTATC
It includes:
- a CDS encoding T9SS type A sorting domain-containing protein, coding for MMTRIFLAYLVLAGSLQLFAQTNWEVVKTPVEVELRRVFYLDSMNVWAAGDSGTIIHSSDKGVSWVIQSSGLQKRIEDIFFLDESKGWAVTWTSDGVNFQSQILTTTNGGADWSSEDYRHSNILLSTIFFIDSLNGWMGGEPFDFSFTTDGGIEWYPANLDTGSFAYFPIHEVKFSTPQLGFAAGGVNDAVGVVWRTTNGGELWKAYGIGPDRFLDFIFLDSSKVLALSNEVEGAYPMGELKFDILTSTIDYSDGDSIYAIVYGISNRTTKEIWAALAQTSRDFLFSGDSAETWQFIPIPDSLRMFDIEFADSVHGIAVGENGYILKYIPQNSVDVDEYPGTNLPDEFKLEQNYPNPFNPTTTIKFTVGDAYYASPTRVLLRVYDVLGNEIAKLVDEQKSPGIYQVEFASSVLKNISSGIYFYRLQAGSFSQTKKMVLLK